The following proteins are encoded in a genomic region of Bdellovibrionales bacterium:
- a CDS encoding cytochrome c family protein yields MASHHRIRWPKIMLTWIFLVPLLTGCKWGHIGYNTGYAPEQPLPFSHKLHAGENKIQCLYCHSTVEVSEHSPVPPLNVCMNCHMLVATDKEPIKKLQQKYFAGETIAWTKVHMLPDHVKFNHKRHVHTFSTPDDRYVACQKCHGPVAEMDVIEQVNSLAMGWCVNCHRESDPKGPLNCSTCHH; encoded by the coding sequence ATGGCATCTCATCACCGAATCCGGTGGCCCAAGATCATGCTCACGTGGATTTTTTTAGTTCCATTACTTACCGGCTGTAAATGGGGTCATATTGGCTACAACACCGGCTATGCACCGGAGCAACCGCTCCCATTTTCCCACAAACTTCATGCGGGTGAAAACAAGATCCAGTGTTTGTACTGTCACTCCACTGTGGAAGTGTCGGAGCATTCACCGGTGCCACCTCTTAACGTTTGTATGAATTGTCACATGTTGGTGGCGACGGACAAAGAGCCCATCAAAAAACTTCAACAGAAGTACTTCGCTGGGGAAACCATTGCGTGGACGAAGGTTCACATGCTCCCCGATCACGTGAAGTTCAATCACAAGCGCCACGTCCATACGTTTAGTACTCCTGACGATCGTTACGTCGCCTGCCAAAAGTGTCACGGACCTGTGGCAGAGATGGATGTTATTGAGCAAGTGAACAGTCTCGCTATGGGCTGGTGTGTGAATTGCCATAGAGAATCTGATCCTAAAGGCCCACTCAACTGTTCGACGTGTCACCACTAG
- the ccsA gene encoding cytochrome c biogenesis protein CcsA, whose product MRSWLLLMVLSLAVSPAFAEFTMDTLPIQDGGRLKPFNTFARESLTLLHGRSKFQGEEATKIVTTWMLVPEAWDNKEFIRIDHSGLRKSLGLSEEKGKLFSFRELMESQRLDVVIGELAVKTQDKEKLNPFFQAAQRLNHQLTVYHAIKLGAFRIVPNADPQDSSWQYYRDLEEPLREKFQKVLNTYALTFTSAPTPASEAELKLAIENFVTAAKAVNPQSYPLEKPMRIETHYNQFHPFMWAWIIYLIAMIFFFLSILFKEKKTAAVGWILSTVAFLLHTYGFALRVYITERPPVSNMYETVVWVGWGTIVFAAVLAFVKRGPFAMLAGTAVAAICMVAADFAPLILDGSLQPLEPVLRSNLWLVIHVMTITLAYAAFFLALGIGNVGLFYMIRTENRESATIRELVDTCYKSLQVGVVLLAAGTILGGVWADYSWGRFWGWDPKETWALIALLGYLAVLHGRLAGWLKNFGMFAGAVIAFNLVIMAWYGVNFVLGAGLHSYGFGAGGIEYVSVFVGAQLLYVVYSGIISLRN is encoded by the coding sequence ATGCGTAGCTGGTTGTTACTGATGGTTCTGTCTTTGGCGGTCTCACCGGCGTTTGCCGAATTTACGATGGACACTTTGCCGATCCAAGATGGAGGCCGATTAAAGCCTTTCAACACATTTGCGCGAGAGTCTTTAACTCTTTTACACGGTCGCTCCAAATTCCAAGGTGAGGAGGCCACCAAAATTGTGACCACCTGGATGCTCGTGCCCGAAGCCTGGGATAATAAAGAATTTATCCGAATCGATCATTCGGGCTTACGCAAGTCCCTCGGTTTAAGCGAAGAGAAGGGGAAGCTCTTTTCCTTTCGTGAATTGATGGAAAGTCAAAGGCTCGACGTGGTGATCGGGGAGCTGGCGGTTAAAACTCAAGACAAAGAGAAGTTGAATCCATTTTTTCAAGCGGCCCAAAGATTAAACCATCAGTTGACCGTCTATCATGCGATCAAGCTCGGAGCCTTTCGAATCGTACCGAATGCGGATCCTCAGGATTCTTCTTGGCAGTATTACCGCGATCTCGAAGAGCCTTTGAGAGAAAAATTCCAAAAAGTTTTAAACACCTATGCGCTCACATTCACGTCAGCACCGACTCCGGCATCGGAGGCCGAGCTCAAGCTCGCCATTGAAAACTTCGTCACGGCGGCGAAAGCCGTCAATCCCCAGAGTTATCCTTTAGAAAAGCCGATGAGGATTGAGACTCATTACAATCAATTCCATCCCTTTATGTGGGCCTGGATCATCTATTTAATAGCGATGATTTTCTTTTTCCTCAGCATTTTGTTTAAGGAAAAGAAGACGGCCGCCGTGGGCTGGATCTTGTCAACAGTGGCCTTTCTTCTTCACACTTACGGTTTTGCTCTGCGAGTTTATATAACGGAGCGCCCTCCGGTTTCGAATATGTACGAAACTGTTGTGTGGGTCGGGTGGGGCACCATCGTATTTGCAGCCGTACTGGCCTTTGTTAAGCGGGGACCTTTTGCGATGCTTGCGGGGACCGCGGTGGCGGCCATTTGCATGGTGGCGGCGGACTTCGCTCCGTTAATTTTGGATGGTTCGCTTCAGCCCCTGGAGCCCGTACTGCGAAGTAACCTCTGGTTGGTGATTCATGTGATGACGATCACTCTGGCCTATGCGGCCTTTTTCTTGGCTTTGGGGATCGGGAATGTCGGTCTCTTCTATATGATAAGGACAGAAAATCGAGAATCAGCAACAATCCGCGAGCTTGTCGACACTTGCTATAAAAGTTTGCAAGTGGGAGTGGTGCTCCTCGCGGCCGGGACTATTTTAGGTGGAGTGTGGGCCGACTACTCTTGGGGCCGTTTTTGGGGCTGGGATCCTAAAGAAACTTGGGCTCTCATCGCGCTTCTCGGTTACCTCGCCGTACTTCATGGAAGGCTTGCGGGCTGGCTTAAAAACTTTGGAATGTTCGCTGGGGCCGTCATTGCCTTTAATTTGGTCATCATGGCTTGGTACGGAGTGAATTTTGTTCTCGGTGCGGGACTTCATTCCTACGGATTCGGGGCCGGCGGCATCGAGTACGTCTCGGTTTTTGTCGGAGCTCAGTTACTTTACGTTGTTTACTCGGGCATTATCAGTCTCAGAAATTAA
- a CDS encoding TAT-variant-translocated molybdopterin oxidoreductase, whose translation MEEKQFWKSLDEKYQTPEFLKTFENEFHSSPLKEEDGKDGVARRQFMKLMGASVAMSAAACVRRPVQKIIPYNKQPGEVILDVAAHYASTYFDGTQAVGIVVKTREGRPLFVGPNPGHPLNPAGISTRASAHILSLYDPDRLKGPIVNSINPKKRSNSVSVKRTWDQVDAKVTEQLKKGGVALLTSNYPSPHTEELSRAFLGKFGGTKYVWDVFNTQSVRRASKISYGSEVVPRYHFDRARYILSIDGDFLGTYLSPVEQTVKFTRGRNPDKNMSKLVSFQSVASITSLNSDDNYPIKPSQQLGVVLALISRIQPSAVPGKLKSAIVTDEQLGVAAGTLDAVAKDLSKNAGESIVIGGGLQTETENAVSFHVALNWLNSILGNDGKTISASGHSLSGGAEDLENLLAAMEAGKVKTLILHNVNPVYSLSSAYKFAELMHKVEMVVTTSNWMDETAKLCDVVAPCGHSMENWNEFEAVRGVMTIQQPTIRPLHDTRSFEDSLITWAQKAGSAIVSEDNFYNYFKSKKLKALGGEDAWFEYLQKGYQGNLPADSGRSFAGGAVASIEAPAPKEGFELTLYSTPQMADGSLNNLSWLLELPDPVTKVTWDNYLCIAPALAKEWKVKDGDVLSVKSSTHEMNVPVFIVPGTYKQSLGLAVGYGRESGGELLKGVGVNAFHFVQKGNNGSMVYSGMPVEIKKTGQHYPLAVTQGHNSMEGRQIVAETSYKAFKGGDNGIHKHKIFSIWGAHKYEGNKWGMAIDLNTCTGCSACVIACQSENNIPVVGKKYVMQGREMHWLRIDRYYKGDEAAPDAVFQPVMCQHCENAPCETVCPVLATVHSNEGLNDMVYNRCVGTRYCSNNCPYKVRRFNWFYYGDHTKTPLNMALNPKVTVRTRGVMEKCTFCVQRIKEGKNTARDENRPLKDGEIKTACEEACPTEGISFGDLNDPESSVSRLFRSQRNYTLLEEFNAAPRVRYLAKVRNTDREIAVHHGAPAGHGEEHPQSPAPHKGPGEKNEHHEKHEAKDGGHA comes from the coding sequence ATGGAAGAAAAACAATTTTGGAAAAGTCTCGACGAAAAATATCAAACACCTGAGTTCTTGAAGACGTTTGAAAATGAATTCCATTCTTCTCCTCTCAAAGAAGAAGACGGAAAAGACGGCGTAGCTCGTCGTCAGTTTATGAAACTCATGGGTGCCAGTGTCGCCATGTCGGCCGCCGCTTGCGTGCGTCGCCCGGTTCAAAAAATTATTCCTTACAACAAACAGCCCGGCGAAGTGATCTTGGATGTTGCGGCTCACTATGCCTCGACATACTTCGATGGAACTCAAGCCGTCGGGATCGTTGTAAAAACACGCGAGGGTCGCCCTCTGTTTGTGGGTCCGAATCCAGGTCATCCCCTCAATCCAGCAGGGATCAGCACTCGCGCCAGCGCTCACATTTTAAGTTTATATGATCCAGACCGACTCAAAGGCCCGATCGTTAATTCCATCAATCCGAAGAAAAGATCGAACTCGGTCTCTGTAAAAAGAACTTGGGATCAAGTGGATGCCAAAGTCACTGAGCAATTGAAGAAGGGCGGAGTGGCCCTTCTCACTTCGAACTATCCTTCGCCTCACACCGAAGAACTTTCTCGAGCCTTTTTAGGAAAATTTGGTGGGACAAAATACGTTTGGGATGTTTTCAATACTCAATCGGTTCGCAGAGCTTCTAAAATTTCCTACGGTAGCGAAGTCGTTCCTCGTTATCACTTTGATCGCGCTCGCTACATTCTCTCCATCGATGGAGATTTCTTAGGAACTTACCTGTCGCCGGTTGAGCAGACAGTGAAGTTCACTCGCGGTCGCAATCCTGATAAAAACATGTCGAAGCTTGTGTCCTTCCAATCTGTGGCATCGATCACAAGCTTGAATTCGGATGACAATTACCCAATTAAGCCGAGCCAACAGTTAGGCGTTGTTCTCGCTTTAATTTCTAGAATTCAGCCCTCGGCTGTTCCGGGAAAACTCAAATCCGCCATCGTCACCGATGAGCAATTGGGCGTGGCGGCTGGAACTTTGGATGCGGTGGCCAAAGACCTGTCCAAAAATGCGGGCGAGTCGATCGTGATTGGTGGAGGTCTGCAGACCGAGACTGAAAACGCGGTGAGCTTTCACGTGGCCCTGAACTGGTTGAACTCGATCCTCGGGAACGACGGGAAAACCATTTCTGCGAGCGGACACTCTCTTTCTGGCGGAGCTGAGGATCTTGAAAATCTATTAGCAGCCATGGAAGCGGGTAAGGTGAAAACTTTAATCCTTCACAATGTAAACCCGGTTTACTCATTGTCTTCTGCTTACAAATTTGCAGAACTCATGCACAAAGTGGAAATGGTCGTTACGACCAGTAACTGGATGGATGAGACGGCGAAGCTGTGTGATGTGGTGGCCCCTTGTGGTCATTCGATGGAAAACTGGAATGAGTTCGAAGCGGTTCGCGGTGTGATGACCATTCAACAGCCGACGATTCGTCCTCTCCATGACACTCGTAGTTTCGAAGATAGCTTAATCACTTGGGCTCAAAAGGCCGGATCTGCTATTGTTTCTGAAGACAACTTCTACAATTACTTTAAGTCTAAGAAGTTAAAGGCTTTGGGGGGAGAAGACGCTTGGTTTGAGTACCTTCAAAAAGGTTACCAAGGAAATCTTCCTGCCGACTCAGGTCGCTCGTTTGCCGGTGGCGCGGTAGCTTCCATTGAAGCCCCGGCTCCTAAAGAAGGCTTCGAGCTCACTCTCTATTCGACTCCGCAAATGGCCGATGGGTCTTTAAACAACTTGTCTTGGCTTTTAGAACTTCCTGATCCTGTGACCAAAGTCACTTGGGATAACTATCTCTGCATCGCTCCCGCTTTGGCCAAAGAGTGGAAGGTCAAAGACGGCGACGTTCTGAGTGTAAAATCATCCACTCACGAAATGAATGTCCCGGTCTTTATCGTTCCTGGAACTTATAAACAATCTCTAGGTCTTGCGGTCGGTTACGGGCGCGAATCGGGAGGAGAGTTACTCAAAGGTGTGGGTGTTAACGCATTCCACTTTGTGCAAAAAGGGAACAATGGATCTATGGTCTACTCTGGAATGCCAGTGGAGATCAAAAAGACGGGACAACACTATCCATTGGCGGTGACTCAAGGTCACAACTCAATGGAAGGCCGTCAGATCGTCGCCGAGACTTCGTACAAAGCTTTCAAGGGTGGCGATAACGGAATTCATAAGCATAAAATCTTTAGCATTTGGGGCGCTCATAAATATGAAGGCAACAAATGGGGTATGGCGATTGATCTCAACACTTGCACCGGCTGTTCCGCGTGCGTGATTGCCTGCCAATCGGAAAACAACATTCCTGTGGTCGGCAAAAAGTATGTGATGCAAGGTCGCGAAATGCACTGGCTCCGTATCGATCGTTATTACAAAGGAGACGAAGCGGCTCCTGATGCGGTTTTCCAACCGGTCATGTGTCAGCATTGCGAAAACGCTCCTTGCGAAACGGTTTGCCCGGTTCTCGCTACCGTTCACAGTAACGAAGGTCTTAACGACATGGTTTATAACCGTTGCGTAGGAACTCGTTATTGCTCAAACAACTGTCCTTATAAAGTTCGTCGCTTTAACTGGTTCTACTACGGCGATCATACAAAAACTCCATTGAATATGGCGCTCAACCCTAAGGTGACGGTGCGCACTCGTGGGGTGATGGAAAAATGTACGTTCTGCGTCCAGAGAATTAAAGAAGGCAAAAACACCGCGAGAGATGAAAACCGTCCATTAAAAGACGGCGAAATCAAAACGGCGTGCGAAGAAGCTTGTCCGACGGAAGGGATCTCGTTTGGAGACCTTAATGATCCAGAAAGCAGCGTGAGCCGGTTGTTCCGTTCTCAGCGCAACTACACATTGCTTGAAGAGTTCAACGCCGCTCCTCGCGTTCGCTACTTAGCGAAAGTGAGAAACACAGATCGTGAAATCGCGGTTCATCATGGAGCCCCTGCGGGCCATGGCGAAGAGCATCCTCAATCTCCGGCTCCTCACAAAGGGCCTGGTGAAAAAAATGAGCATCACGAAAAGCACGAAGCTAAGGATGGAGGTCACGCATGA